The Ornithinibacillus sp. 4-3 region GCAGCTTTAGCGCTCGCCTTATCTCATGATGCGGAGCTAATCATAATGGATGAGCCAACTGCTGGATTAGATCCAACCTTTCGCAGAGAGGTACTAGATATTCTTCAAGATATGATGGTAGACGAAAAAAGAAGTATATTTTTCTCAACACATATTACAAGTGATTTAGATCGTCTTGCTGATTATATTGTCCTGATTGATAAAGGGGAAATTCTTTTTAATCAATCTATTGATGTGCTGCAGGAACAGTATGCATTAGTGAAAGGAAGTACTGATTTACTTGATCGGGATACAGAAGCAAACTTTATTAAAATTGAACGTTCGCTAAGTGGATTTCAAGCTTTAACAAACGATGTAGAAAAAGTACAAACAGTATTTGGTGATCATGTAGTGATAGAGAAAGCTTCATTAGAAGAGATTATGTTTTATGTTAAAGGTGAACGCCAGCTAAGGAATTAACATACCTGCTTCTATTTCTTTTGACAGTAACGTCACGTGCTTTAAATAAGCTATTTCTTATGCAAAATCTTTAAAATTAATAAATGGTAAAGCTTTATTTTTGGAGATCTTAAACATATATTAAGATCTCTTATTTTTTATCTTAAATAATAAAGAAAAGTTATTGAAAAACAATTTAATATTGTATATAGTGTTTATATAGTATATACTGTTTATGTGATATATATACTCTTGTGAAATAAAGCATGTGAGTATGTGCAAGAAGGAGGGCCTTGTAACAGAAGAAAGAGATGGTGCTTATTTTAAAAAGCCAGCCTAAAGCAAAATAAATTACTGAAAATTTTTGTAAGGAGTGTGAATATGAGCAATATAATAGAATTTAAAAATGTAACTAAGCGTTTTAAAGATTTTTCCATAGAAAATATCAATCTACAAATAAAACAAGGCTATGTAACAGGATTTATTGGGGCAAACGGAGCTGGCAAGTCTACAACAATGAAGCTGATGATGAACCTTTTACAACCAGATGTAGGAGAGATAAGTGTATTTGGATTAGATTATGCCAAGCATGAGAAAGAAATAAAGGAACGCATGGGATTTGTTTATGATAGTAATGTGTTTTATGAGAATTTAAATTTAAAAGATATACGAAAGATTGTAGCACCCTCATATAAAAAATGGAGTGACAAGCAATTTTATGACTATATAAAACAGTTTGAACTGCCATTAAATAAAGCGATTAAAACTTTTTCAAAAGGAATGCAAATGAAAGCTTCCTTGGCAATGGCTTTATCCCATGATGCAGAATTTATCATGATGGATGAGCCGACAGCTGGATTAGATCCAGTTTTCCGGAGAGAGCTGTTAGATATACTACAAGATATTATGAAGGATGGAAGACGGACGCTATTCTTTTCCACTCATGTTACCAGTGATATAGAACGGATTGCTGACTATATTGCTTTTATTCAAAAAGGAAAAATTCTTTTTAATGATTCGATAGATGATGTGCAAGAGCGTTATGCTTTGGTCAAAGGAAGTACTACTTTACTGAATCGTGATATAGAAAAAAGTTTTATAAAGATAGAGCGTTCTTCTAGTGAATTTCAAGCTTTAACAAACGATGCAACGAGAGTAAGGGTTTTATTAGGAGATCAAGTAGACATTGAAAGAGCTAGTTTAGAGGATATTATGTTTTATGCGAAAGGAGCGGATCATCAGCATGTTTAACTTGATAAAAAAAGATTTAATCATACAAAAATCTCAATTATTTCTGTTCATTCCAGTTATTGTTTTCTTTGCGATTTTTGGAGGGCATTTGAGTCCTGCTGTCATTTTTCTGGCTGCAAGTACTTATATACCTATGAATGGATATATTTACGATGAACGGGTAGAATCGAATATTTTTCTTAATTCTTTACCCTATACACGAAAAGAGATTGTTGCAGCAAAATACATCGGAGGTATTGTTTATATGATTATATCAATGGGGATAGCTGGAATTATTCTGTATTTATTTAATTACAGCTATATAATCAAAGATATAGCCATCGCCGCTGGATTGTTCTTTGCTTTTGCAGCTATCGCTTTTCCGTTATTTTATATATTAAAACCTGGTTATATAGGAACAGCAGTTTTAATCGGATTTATTTTCTTAGTAGTGGTTATGCCACCAATTATCCGATTCTTAGGAAAACATCTTACAGCGATTACAGAATTTTTTACAAGTTTGTCGACAACAACTCTTTATCTTACTGGATCAGTTATCGCTATTGGTCTATATCTGATTTCTTGGCTGTTTAGTCAATTTATTTATCAACGCAAAGCATTCTGATGGTAGCGTAAGGTAACAGTCTGAAAGGAGCAATTATCATTAGTTGAACAGCTTTTCGTTCTTAAAATTATAAAAAACTAGGGAAGGTTTGGAATGAAAAATTGGTTAATTAATATTGGGTACTTTTTAGTTCTTAATTTAATATTGTTGATTGTGGATGGTACGCCTCTTGTTGATAATTTTACCAAATTTAGTAATTTTGGAAACGTAGTTTTACAGACAGGAATTTTTACAAAATGGTTCAATTTTTATGATACTCCATTCTTTAATGTGGTTTTATTGTTCGCTTTAGTTCATATAATAACATTTCCTTTTTATCAAATTCTTTTTAAGAAACCAGCTAGTAAGTAACTTTTTTAGTCTTAAAAAAAATAATACCAGATGAAAATATCCAGAGTTATCGAAGAGTACCTTTTAAAATATATTATATTTTACTGACGATAGTTGAAAAGCTGTCGTCTTTTTGTTTGAAGTAAGAACTACCTCTGAGGAATTTAAAATAAAGTTAATAAATTTTAGATAATGCTTTTAAGATTCAATTTAACGAATAAAAAATTACTTTCCTTCGTACATACATCAGGTTGAAATACATTAACTCTTTTCATATTGCTTCGCTAATTTTCTCTCATTTGTAGTAATAGCGAACGAGGCAGAATTGCTCTTATTGTTTTTTTATAAAATAATTGAATATTTATTTAGTAAAATGTCGATTTGTTCAGTATAATAGATGGGTAATATCAATGGAAAGGGAATGTACAATTTGACTTCGATAGATATAAAATCAAAACAAATCACATTACAGCATATTGTTGCACTTTATGATGTAATGAAAAAGCATCAAGATGATGTGAATGCAGGAAAGCTTTTGGATCTTTATGAGAAAATGAATAAGGATCAATTTATTATTAGTTTTTCAGGACATTTTTCAGCTGGTAAATCTTCCATGATTAATGCTCTATTAGAGGAAGAAATTTTGCCAAAAAGTCCAATCCCAACAAGTGCCAATATTGTTGAGATTACGAATGGAAATGGAAATGCTAAAATTCATTTTTATGATGAAGCACCAAAGGAATATCAAGCGCCTTATGATATTGAGATGATTAAAGAATATTGTAAGGATAAAAATACAGTAAAGAAAATTGAATTAAGTACATCGAAGGATATTATTCCTGAGGATTGTATCATTGTGGATACACCTGGGATTGATGCAGCTGATGATGCAGACCGAGTGATTACAGAGTCTTTTTTACATGTAGTAGATAGACTCTTCTATGTGATGGATTATAATCATGTGCAATCTGATGTAAACTTACACTTCTTAAAACAAATTCAGGAAAAAGGAATTCCATTCTTTATTATTATCAATCAAGTAGATAAACATAATGAAGCAGAAATTCCTTTCACGTCTTTTGATGAAAGTGTTCGTCTTACTTTTGAACAGTGGAATCTAGAACCAGAGCAAATTTTCTACACTTCCTTATTTGATCAAGAGAATATCCATAATCAATATGCAATCGTAAAAGAAACCATTTTTAATATATTAGAAAATCGTAAACAAGTAGAAAACACATTAGAGCATGCTATAAATGGTCTTCTTAAGGATCATAATAAATTTTTAAAACAATCCTATGATGAGAAGCTAGCAACATTTGCGACTGAGGAAATGGATGAAGAGGAAGCAAATGAATTACGTGAAGCGAAAGCAAAATTATTAACGATTCAGAACCAGCCACAGCAATTGGAAGAAGAATTCCAATTTGATTTATCAGAAACGTTGAAAAATGCATATTTAATGCCAGCAGCTTTAAGAGAGAAAGCTAGTGAATTTTTAGAATCACAGCAAAAAGATTTTAAAATAGGTTTCTTTGGAGCGAAAAAGAAGACAGAAGCAGAACAAGAGCGGAGAATGAATGAATTTTTAGAGGAATTACAAAAGAATATTGAAACTTCTATTCAATGGAAGCTACGTGATAAAATCATTGCTTTACTATCAAAATATAAGGTATCTAGCCCACAGCTAATGGAGTTTACGAAGCAATTTTCCATTACATATACAGGAGAAGACCTGCTTTCTCAAATCAAAAGAGGTGCAAAGTTTAGTGGGGATTATGTTCTAAACTATACCAATGATGTGAGTGCACATATTAAGGGGAAATTTAGAACACAAGCGCAGCATTTATGGGAAGAAATTCAACAGGAAATTCATCAATCTGCGGAAAAAGAAGCTACTCAATATGAAAAACAAGCTTCTAAATTTGAAGAATTAGCTGCTGTAGAAGCAGAGAAGGCGAAGCTTGCTGATGAACTAGACAATAAAAAAGAAGTAGCAAAATCTACTTTAGAAGAGCCACATGCAACAGATGCAGCTTTGGAGCTTATTGAGCATGATCGCAAAAATAATATCCAAGTCTCTCAAGTAGTTCAATACGTTGAAAAAGAGAAATCTGCAGCTAAAGCGGTAGAGAAGAAGGAAGAGCCAGTTATTTCACACAGCAAGAGTCAGCATTCTATTGCAGATGTGATTGAATCCATTGAAAATACGATTGCTACCGTTGAAAATGTACATGGCTTCCAAGAAATTATTGAGGATTTATTAGACAAGAAACGTCGTTTAGATCATCGTACATTAACTATTGCATTATTTGGTGCTTTTAGTGCAGGTAAATCATCTTTTGCCAATGCATTAATAGGTCAAAGTGTATTGCCATCTTCACCGAATCCAACTACTGCTGTAATTAATCGTATTGCACCTGTTACAGAAGAACATAAGCATGGTACGGTTGTTATTCAACTGAAGAGTGAAGAAACATTATTGCAGGATCTTATTTCGATTACAAAGGATTTTTCACCTGAAAGTGAAAATCTAGATACGATGGTAAAATGGATTCGCGATAAAAAAATGATGGAGCATGCTAGTATCAATAAAACATATCAGTCGTATTTACGTGCCGTATTAGCTGGATATGATCATAATAAAAATGATATTGGTAATGTAAAAACAATTACTTTAGAAGATTTTGCAGAATATGTAACAGATGAAACAAAGGCTTGTTATATCGAGCTTGTAACCCTTTATTATGACTGTTCTCTAACGCAGCTTGGCATTACGTTAGTAGACACTCCTGGGGCAGATTCTGTTAATGCAAGACATACAAATGTAGCATTTGATTATATTAAATATGCGGATGCTATCTTATATGTAACTTATTATAACCATGCTTTAAATAGAGCAGATAAAGACTTTTTAATGCAGTTAGGTCGAATTAAAGAATCATTTGAACTAGACAAGATGTTCTTTATTATTAATGCATCTGATCTTGCAGCAGATGAATCAGAGCTATCATTAGTTAAAGAATATGTACAAGAACAGCTCTTACAGTTAGGAATTCGTTTTCCTAGAATCTATCCTGTTTCAAGTAAACGTTCGTTAGAAGAGAAGCAGAGTAGAGAAGAGCTTAATGAAAGAATGGAAATCTTTGAAACAGAGTTTTATCAGTTTATTAACGAAGATTTACCTTCTTTAACAATGGAGTCGGCATTATGGGATATAAAGCGTGCCTATGAATGGATGACGAATTATATTGAAACTGTTCACTTAAGTACACAAGAGAAAGAAACGTATCAGGCTGACCTACAAGAAAAGAATGGTTTACTTATTAAAGAAGTCGAAACAGTCAATGCGACGATGTATGAGGAGAGAATTATTCAACGAATCGAACGTCAATTACATTATGTAAAAGAAAGAATGGGCATTAGGTTCCATGATATGTTTAAAGATAAATTTAATCCAACCACGATTAATGAATCCGGACAAAAAGGAATGCGTCAAATAGAAGCTTCCTTGAAGGAGTTATTAGATTATACAGGTTATGAATTGCTTCAAGAAATCCGAGCTGTTTCTTTGAGAATAGAAGCGTTTATCAAAGAATTAAGTAAAGAAGTGTATGAGGATTTAAGTAAGCAGTTAAAAACAATTGATTCGAAGTTCTCCTTACCAATGATGGCTAGTGAGGAGTTAGTTACACCAGCTTATGAGCAAGCATTTTTAAATATTGATTTTAGTGAATTTAATAAAGCGATGAAACGCTTTAAGGGGCCTAAAGCATTCTTTGTAGAGAATGAGAAAGAAATAATGAAAGAAGATATCTATGAATCCTTAGTCCCTCATATCGAAGATTATATTTCTACTAATAATCAAACAATGGATCAAGCATATAAAGAACAGTGGCAGCAAGTAATTGAAGAGCGCAATACACAAGTGAAGAAGAATATTCAAAACTATATTGATAATTTACTTGCGATTACTTCTGAAACAGTGGATATTGATATGCTTCAAGAAAAACAGGATCAATTAGCACAAATTATTTCTGAGAAGTAAGAGAGGGGCGAATGAAATGACAGAGAGAATCTTACTTGTAGATGGAATGGCTTTATTATTTCGTGGTTTTTACGCTACATCTTTTACAGGAAATTACATGATAACAAGTAATGGCACACCTACAAATGGAGTGTTTCAATTTCTACGCTATTTTACAAATGCGATTGAAACTTTCGAGCCTACACATGTCATTTGCTGTTGGGATATGGGAAGCAAAACATTCCGTACAGAGATGTATCCAGCATATAAGGGGAATAGAGAGGCTCCACCAGAGGAGCTTATCCCTCAATTTGATTTAGTAAAGGAAGTTGTAGAAGCATATCAGGTTCCTAATATTGGTTTAGTCAATTATGAGGCAGACGATTGCATTGGTACATTTTCTAGAAAATTTAGCAATACCCATGATGTACTTATTCTTACAGGCGATCATGATATGCTGCAATTGGTTGATTATCAAATTAGTGTAGCTATTATGCGTAAAGGAATCGGAAATTATGAAGTGTATAACCAAGAGAACTTTGCAGAGAAAATGGGGGTTATTCCAAGCCAAATCATTGATATGAAAGGCTTAACTGGTGATTCTGCTGATAATTATCCAGGTGTAAAGGGAATTGGAGAAAAAACGGCACTTAAACTATTAAGTGAGTATGAAACAATTGATAATTTACTAGAGAATGTACATCTGCTAACAAAAGGCTTGCAGAAGAAGATAAACGAGAACATGGATATGCTGCACCTTTCCCGTGAACTAGCTAAAATTAAATGTGATGTACCGATAGAATGTACTTTAGAACATGCGATTTGGAAATATGAAAAAGAAAAGGTAAATGATTTTCTTACAGAACTAGAAATTCGCAAGGCAGAAACGTTCTTAATCTAAATAGAGACATAAGGGGGCAGCAAATATGAGTTTTTCTAAAGAAGTGATTCAGCAGTATACAGAAAAATTTCCACTTTTAAATCAAATTATTGGTTTAGAAGAAGTAGTATGGTTTAATCCAAAGATTCGTAGTGTAACAGAGGTAGATGCAACAGAGCTATCGATTTATGATATGAAAGATTCAGAGAAGCTTTGGCAGCGTTTTGCTCCATTTCTAGAAAAGAGTTTCCCTGAAGAATTAAAGGAATCGAAAGGAATTATCGAATCTCCTTTACGTCAAATTAATCAGATGCGTGAGCAATTAAATGATGTATTTTCATCTAATATTGAAGGAAATCTTTTCGTGAAATGTGATAATGAGCTATCCATTGCTGGTTCCGTAAAAGCTAGAGGTAGTTTTTTCGAAATATTACATTATGCAGAAAGACTAGCAATTGAAGCAGGATTAATTACAAAAGAGGATAATTATGAAAAATTCACAGAGCAACAATTTAAAGATTTCTTTAGCCAGTATTCCATTGGTGTTGGTTCAACTGGAAATTTAGGCTTAGGTATTGGCATCATGAGTGCGAAATTAGGATTTAATGTATCTGTATTTATGTCTGCTGATGCAAAACAGTGGAAAAAAGATCTTTTGCGAGAAAAAGGTGCTACTGTTTATGAATTCGATGGAGATTTTAGTGAAGCAATTAAAATCGGTCGTGAAAAAACATTAGAGCAGCCAAATGGTTATTTCGTAGATGATGAAGATTCTGAGCATTTATTTTTAGGATATAGTACAGCTGCATTTCGTCTAAAAAAACAATTAGACGAACAAGGTGTAGTAGTAGATAAAGACCACCCATTATTTGTTTATTTACCTTGTGGGGTAGGTGGTGCTCCAGGTGGAATTATGTTTGGCCTAAAACAAGTATTCGGAGATCATGTGCATTGTTTCTTTGTCGAACCAACAGAAGCTCCTGCTGTACTAATCGGCCTGTTAACAGAAGAAAAAGATAAAGTTTGTGTACAGGATTTTGGCATTAGTAATCGCACTGAAGCAGATGGACTTGCTGTTGGAAGAGGTTCTCGTTTTGCAACAATGATTAGTGAACAATTAGTGAGTGGAGTATATACATTAGAGGACAAGCATTTATTTGAATTCTTAGCACTGCTAAAGGATAGTGAAAATATTTTTGTCGAGCCTTCAGCTACAGCCGGATTCTATGGACCAAAACAAATCTCAGGTACAGATTATATAGCTAAGCAAGGTTTGAAAGCAGATCAAATTACACACATTGTTTGGGCAACAGGCGGATCATTAGTACCTGAAGAGGAGCGTCAGGCGCTTTATCGTAAAGGGAAAGATAGTTTAGAAAAATAATTTAACCTATATAAAAAGCTGAGCAAAAGTATTATTTCAAAAATGTACATGTGTAATTCCTTAATTAGGAGATAAAATTTTATAAAAACACATCGTATTTCTTTGAATTTGAATTCGTTCAATAATACTTACGGCTCAGCTTTTTATTATGCTGTTATAAATTAGCCAAAGCAAAAAGCATATTAATCTGTTATCATTAAATGAGGAGACAATAGGGGGGATAGTTTGGATAGAAAGCAAAACAACACTATAAATATGCCAGATTGGCGTAAGTTTCGTAAAATGATTCGAAATATCAGTATTATTTTGATCTTACTAATTGTGGTCTTCACATTAGGTATTCCTGCATTTCATTGGTTAATCGAGTACATTTGGATGGATTCATTAGGATTTGGTAAGGTATATACAACCATTTTAACCAGTAAAATAATGCTTGTTGCAGTAGGTTTTATTTTGTTTGCTCTTACTTCATATTTTACTTTATTTTGGATTCGTCATGCTTATTTAAAACAATTTCATGCATCAAAGCTACCATCAATCGTTTCGAATCGAAAAATAAGCAATGGAATGATAATTTTCGTATCCTTTATTATGGGAGTAATAGGTAGTAGCATTGTTCAAGGTATTGGTTGGGAACCATCTTTGAAATTGTTGAATCAAGAAAGCTACGGAATTACCGATCCATTCTTTGGCATGGATGTTTCATTTTATGTGTTTACATTACCATTTATTAATTTTGTTATTTATGTATTATTAAGCTTAGCAATTTTTTATTTAATGATTGAATTTGCAGCATATGCATTTTTTAACATGTATCGCGAAAATCGTACGGCACAGCTTCATTTAGGAGTGACACTAGCATTTATTGGATTATTACTTGCTGGACAGCATCTATTGGCACCATTTGAAACATTGCTGACAGACCAAGTGAATATTTTCCAGAAGAGTGTTGTTCACGGGCTAAGTTTCACAGATAAAGTAATCAACATACCCAAATCTTATCTATTAGCAGCTGTTGTACTATTTGCAGCAATTTGGATGATTACAATTATTGTTCGAGGTAAATTACATAAAATTTTCTTCCCAATTGTGTTATATGTAGGATTGGTTATTATAGGACAACTTGCATCAGTTGTTGTTCAGAACTTCATTGTTGCACCAAATGAGTTTGCTCGTGAGACACCGTATTTAGAGCATAATCTTAATTTTACTCGAGCGGCATATGGTTTAGATGAAATTACAGAGGAAGAACATCCTGGTAATTATTCTCTAGATGAAGATATGGTGACAAGAAATGAGTTAACACTTGATAATGTGCGTTTAAATGATTCACGACCATTGCTAGATATTTATAATCAATTACAAACCTTCCGTACATATTATAAATTCAATGATATGGATATTGATCGCTATGAAATTGATGGAGAATATGAGCAAGTCTTTATTGGTGCTAGAGAACTAAGTACAAATGATTTACCTTCTCAAGCGCAAACCTGGGTTAACCGCACACTTCGTTATACACATGGTTATGGTGTTGCGATGAGTCATGTAAATAAGGTAACGAATCAAGGACAACCAGAGTATATGTTGAGAAATATACCTTCTGAAGGGGTTTTAGATGTTACACGTCCGCAAATCTACTTCGGTGAGGAACCGTATGGAAATGTTATCGTGAATTCGAAGGTAGATGAATTTGATTATCCAACGGGTGATGAGAATGCGACAAATCGATTTGAAGAAGATACAGGTATCAATTTAAGTGGCATCAATCGCTTCTTATTTGCGGCAAGTGAGAAATCCTTCCGCATGCTGTTTTCTGATCGAATTACAGGTGAAAGTCAACTATTAGCCACAAGAAATATTATGGATCGTGTAGAAAGAATTGCACCATTTTTTGAATATGATAGTGATCCGTATATCGTTGTTCGTGATGATGGAACATTAGTATGGATTATTGACGCTTATCTAACTGCTGAGCATTATCCTTATGCAGAAACATATAATGGAAATAAAAGCTATATTCGAAACTCTGTAAAAGTAGTAGTTGATGCATATTCTGGTGAAGTGAATTACTATATTGTAGATCCAGATGATCCATTATTAAAAACATATTCGAAAATGTTTCCAGATTTATTTACAGAAGAAATCCCTGAGGATATAAAGGCGCATTTCCGTTATCCTGAAATGCTATTTAAAATTCAAGCGAAAATGTATGGAACCTACCATATGTCCAATTTAGAAGTATTTTATAATCGAGAGGACTATTGGGAATTTCCTACAGAGAAATACTTTAATCAAGATATCGAAATGGAACCATACTATATTACGATGAAGTTGGAAGAGGAAACCGATGAAGAATTTATCTTAATGATGCCGTACACGCCCAAAAAACGTCAAAATATGATTGCTTGGATGGGTGTTCGAAATGATGGAGATAATTATGGTGAAATCTTTGTATACCGTTTTCCAAAGCAAAAAAATATTTATGGTCCGCAACAAATTGAGAATAGAATCAACCAAGATAGTGTTATTTCACAGCAATTAAATCTATGGTCTCAAGGCGGCTCAGAGGTTATTCGAGGAAACTTATTGGCAATTCCAATTGAAGACACCGTTTTATATGTAGAACCTGTCTATATTGAATCATCTAATGAAACTTCATTACCTGAAGTAAAACAAGTTGTAATGGCATATGAAGACCATATTGTAATGGAAGAGACATTTGACAAATCATTAGATAAGATTTTACAACTAGTAGACTCTGGCTACACATCAGATGATAAAGAGCAAGAAGATGAAAGTCCAGATAGCTCTCCACAACCTATTGTCGGTGCAGAAGAGCAATTATCACATATTGCAGAACGCTTCACTGCATATCAAGAAGCATTAGCAAATGGAGAATGGAAAGCAGCAGGAGAAATTCTGGAAGAAATAGAACAAATGTTAGAAGAAGTAGAATAAATTTTTATGCAAGCACTCAATTTTGGGTGCTTGTTTTTTATTCCAAATAATATGAATAAAAGAAAATAGGAAGGAGAGGATAAGAGTAAAAAGAAGGTGAACACATTGAAGAAAAAGGAGAAAGCTAAAGAGCAACAGCAGAGTAAATCAGTAGAGTTTTCCAATGAGTTTCTAGAAGGGCTAGAAGAAAATATGAAAAGCCCGCAGCAGGATAAAAAGAAGCTCAAAAATTGGCGTCGAGAAAATAAGAATTAAAGAGAAAGAGATTGGGAAGAAAAACCATCATATTTTTCCCAATCTCTTTTTCCGTGTTATTTTAATGTGATATTATATTTTTCTAATATATTTCGCGGTAATTCCATCCTTGTTGTTTTTAATGGGTTAACAATTTGGCATATTTTTAAATCGCCAACTAATGATAAAAGCATTCCAGCCTCTGCAGCTGATAGTTTTACTTGCTCTTCTAAAAAGGCATGCATATTCTCAGTTGCACGAACCGAAGCTTCATCTAATGTGTCTGCTGCAGCAATTGTCATTAAATGTGTATCATTAGTTAAGAATGGAAGTGGGTATTCCTGACCCTCAAGTACAGTTACTTTTACTGTTGTTTTGGAAGGAATTTCCAAACCGCAAATAAGTACTTCACCATCGCTCATTACTGCATGGGCATCTCCCATTGCAAGCATTCCTCCGGCAACATTGACAGGTAAATACAATGTTGCACCTTTAGTAATTTTTTTACAGTCCATATTTGCACCATGATCTCCAGGCGAACCAGTTGGAATATCACCTTCTTTTGGAGCTGTACCAATAACACCAATCATCGGATCAATAGGGATTTCAATATGCTCACTAAAAATAGCTTTTCCATCTCTTATTGGGATTATTTTAGTGGTTTCCTCGTTAATTCTATTTTTCAATGAACCAAGACCTGGTACAGTAGCCATCACACCTTGATCTGCAATCTCAATATCTAAAATTTCTACTTTTAAAGTATCTCCAGGGTTTGCACCTTCAACATACAGAGGACCTGTAGCAGGGTTAATCTTATCCCAACCAACCTTACTGAATTTATCTGCTGTCGTCTCTAGTTTATTACTAAAACAATCATAAGCTTCAAAAACAACCGTGCTACCGGAAGGAACCGTTTCAACAGCTTCATGTTCTGGTGACATGGATATTACAAATTTTTCTTTAGGAATTATTTTCATGAAAAGTACCTCCTGTTTTTATATTATATTTCTCAGTATAACAAACTCGTCTTTGAAAACGAAATGAAGTATCAGAAAATTAAGTGCTTTCTTAATCAAATGAAAAATATGTTACAATAATATGAACTTCGTTAAAAAATACAATAAACCAGTAAGAAGGGGGAGTGAAGCGGATAATGCCTACAGTAAATCGGCAAAAGAAAATACGTTCATTAAAAGATGGAGCTTTATGGGGGATTTGCTTAGGTCATACATTTACCCATTGGTATTCAGCT contains the following coding sequences:
- a CDS encoding D-serine ammonia-lyase, with translation MSFSKEVIQQYTEKFPLLNQIIGLEEVVWFNPKIRSVTEVDATELSIYDMKDSEKLWQRFAPFLEKSFPEELKESKGIIESPLRQINQMREQLNDVFSSNIEGNLFVKCDNELSIAGSVKARGSFFEILHYAERLAIEAGLITKEDNYEKFTEQQFKDFFSQYSIGVGSTGNLGLGIGIMSAKLGFNVSVFMSADAKQWKKDLLREKGATVYEFDGDFSEAIKIGREKTLEQPNGYFVDDEDSEHLFLGYSTAAFRLKKQLDEQGVVVDKDHPLFVYLPCGVGGAPGGIMFGLKQVFGDHVHCFFVEPTEAPAVLIGLLTEEKDKVCVQDFGISNRTEADGLAVGRGSRFATMISEQLVSGVYTLEDKHLFEFLALLKDSENIFVEPSATAGFYGPKQISGTDYIAKQGLKADQITHIVWATGGSLVPEEERQALYRKGKDSLEK
- a CDS encoding UPF0182 family protein; translated protein: MDRKQNNTINMPDWRKFRKMIRNISIILILLIVVFTLGIPAFHWLIEYIWMDSLGFGKVYTTILTSKIMLVAVGFILFALTSYFTLFWIRHAYLKQFHASKLPSIVSNRKISNGMIIFVSFIMGVIGSSIVQGIGWEPSLKLLNQESYGITDPFFGMDVSFYVFTLPFINFVIYVLLSLAIFYLMIEFAAYAFFNMYRENRTAQLHLGVTLAFIGLLLAGQHLLAPFETLLTDQVNIFQKSVVHGLSFTDKVINIPKSYLLAAVVLFAAIWMITIIVRGKLHKIFFPIVLYVGLVIIGQLASVVVQNFIVAPNEFARETPYLEHNLNFTRAAYGLDEITEEEHPGNYSLDEDMVTRNELTLDNVRLNDSRPLLDIYNQLQTFRTYYKFNDMDIDRYEIDGEYEQVFIGARELSTNDLPSQAQTWVNRTLRYTHGYGVAMSHVNKVTNQGQPEYMLRNIPSEGVLDVTRPQIYFGEEPYGNVIVNSKVDEFDYPTGDENATNRFEEDTGINLSGINRFLFAASEKSFRMLFSDRITGESQLLATRNIMDRVERIAPFFEYDSDPYIVVRDDGTLVWIIDAYLTAEHYPYAETYNGNKSYIRNSVKVVVDAYSGEVNYYIVDPDDPLLKTYSKMFPDLFTEEIPEDIKAHFRYPEMLFKIQAKMYGTYHMSNLEVFYNREDYWEFPTEKYFNQDIEMEPYYITMKLEEETDEEFILMMPYTPKKRQNMIAWMGVRNDGDNYGEIFVYRFPKQKNIYGPQQIENRINQDSVISQQLNLWSQGGSEVIRGNLLAIPIEDTVLYVEPVYIESSNETSLPEVKQVVMAYEDHIVMEETFDKSLDKILQLVDSGYTSDDKEQEDESPDSSPQPIVGAEEQLSHIAERFTAYQEALANGEWKAAGEILEEIEQMLEEVE
- a CDS encoding acetamidase/formamidase family protein gives rise to the protein MKIIPKEKFVISMSPEHEAVETVPSGSTVVFEAYDCFSNKLETTADKFSKVGWDKINPATGPLYVEGANPGDTLKVEILDIEIADQGVMATVPGLGSLKNRINEETTKIIPIRDGKAIFSEHIEIPIDPMIGVIGTAPKEGDIPTGSPGDHGANMDCKKITKGATLYLPVNVAGGMLAMGDAHAVMSDGEVLICGLEIPSKTTVKVTVLEGQEYPLPFLTNDTHLMTIAAADTLDEASVRATENMHAFLEEQVKLSAAEAGMLLSLVGDLKICQIVNPLKTTRMELPRNILEKYNITLK